A stretch of the Xiphias gladius isolate SHS-SW01 ecotype Sanya breed wild chromosome 21, ASM1685928v1, whole genome shotgun sequence genome encodes the following:
- the iqsec1b gene encoding IQ motif and SEC7 domain-containing protein 1 isoform X5: MDGHRGFYEMESPTENPSKAAEYLTELNKIIETQQGLLEKQRVRIEELELQLTDLCKENACLKEQHQRHLATCRLQQGNHSTLGAIKENAMQENVEGDAPGSEVGASVDPSSGYSCVPVTHSGGLGPDHLDSQLYGHILLPGHLRPRRPKLQHSQSILRKQAEEEAIKRSRSLSESYELSSDLQDKQVEMLERKYGGRFITRHAARTIQTAFRQYQMNKNFERLRSSMSENRMSRRIVLSNMRMQFSFEGPEKVHSSYFEGKQVSLTDDGTKIGALVQSEHGGEMGVPAKTPTTQSDFTDAITELEDAFSRQVKSLAESIDDALNCRSLHGDDSHSEPGRGQQDMDREVSCHVKPSHSASEHRKLDEMTASYSDVTLYIDEEELSPPLPLSQSVDRPSSTESDLRQRSLNSSQDYWSLAHKDEKGDTDTSCRSTPSLECQEQRLRVDHLPLLTIEPPSDSSVELSDRSDRSSLKRQNAYDRSLSNQQGSPKHISHSLPPRGPSREEDASRHRSRQLEAHLAINGTANRQSKSESDFSDGDNDSINSTSNSNDTINCSSESSSRDSLREQTLSKQTYHKETRNSWDSPAFSNDIIRKRHYRIGLNLFNKKPEKGIQYLIERNFVPDTPVGVAHFLLQRKGLSRQMIGEFLGNRQKQFNRDVLDCVVDEMDFSGMELDEALRKFQAHIRVQGEAQKVERLIEAYSQRYCICNPGVVRQFRNPDTIFILAFAIILLNTDMYSPNVKPERKMKLEDFVKNLRGVDDGEDIPREMLVGIYERIRKRELKTNEDHVSQVQKVEKLIVGKKPIGSLHHGLGCVLSLPHRRLVCYCRLFEVPDPNKPQKLGLHQREIFLFNDLLVVTKIFQKKKNSVTYSFRQSFSLYGMQVLLFENQYYPNGVRLTSAIPGADIKVLINFNAPNPQDRKKFTDDLRESIAEVQEMEKYRIESELEKQKGVVRPSISQSSGLKKETGNGNLSRASLDDSYAIGEGLKRSALSSSLRDLSDAGVHH; encoded by the exons TGTGGAAGGTGATGCTCCAGGCAGCGAGGTGGGCGCCTCTGTGGACCCCAGCAGTGGCTACAGTTGCGTCCCAGTGACCCACAGTGGCGGGCTCGGCCCCGACCACCTGGACAGCCAGCTGTACGGACACATCTTGCTGCCTGGCCACCTGCGGCCCCGCCGACCCAAGCTCCAGCACTCCCAGTCCATCCTCCGCaagcaggcagaggaggaggcaaTCAAGCGCTCCCGCTCGCTGTCAGAGAGCTATGAGCTCTCATCAGACCTACAGGATAAGCAG GTGGAGATGCTAGAGCGTAAATATGGTGGGCGTTTCATAACCCGACATGCAGCCCGTACCATCCAGACAGCCTTCCGCCAGTATCAGATGAACAAGAACTTTGAGCGTCTTAGAAGCTCTATGTCTGAGAACCGTATGTCCAGACGGATCGTCCTATCCAATATGAGAATGCAGTTTTCCTTTGAAGGACCTGAAAAAGTCCACAGCTCCTACTTTGAGGGAAAGCAGGTCTCGCTAACAGATGATGGCACCAAAATCGGTGCACTGGTGCAGTCAGAACATGGTGGGGAGATGGGTGTGCCGGCTAAGACCCCCACAACACAGAGCGACTTCACAGATGCTATCACAGAACTAGAAGATGCCTTTTCCAGGCAGGTCAAATCTCTAGCTGAGTCCATAGATGACGCTCTAAACTGTCGCAGTCTGCATGGTGACGATAGTCATTCAGAGCCAGGTAGAGGCCAGCAGGATATGGACAGGGAGGTTAGCTGCCATGTGAAACCCTCCCATAGCGCCTCAGAACACCGCAAACTGGATGAGATGACAGCATCTTACAGCGATGTCACCCTTTACATTGATGAAGAGGAATTGTCACCACcccttcctctgtctcagtctgtAGACCGGCCCTCCAGCACAGAATCGGACTTACGTCAGCGCTCCCTCAACTCCTCCCAGGACTATTGGTCTCTGGCTCATAAGGATGAGAAAGGGGACACAGACACCAGCTGCCGCAGTACACCTTCCTTAGAATGCCAAGAGCAGCGTTTGCGGGTAGACCACCTCCCCTTACTGACCATTGAGCCTCCCAGCGACAGCTCAGTGGAACTGAGTGATCGTTCTGACCGCAGCTCTTTGAAGAGACAGAATGCCTATGACCGGAGCCTCAGCAACCAGCAGGGCAGCCCCAAACACATCAGCCACAGTTTGCCACCCCGTGGGCCTTCCAGAGAAGAAGATGCTTCCCGTCATCGGTCACGACAACTGGAGGCCCATCTGGCCATCAATGGCACTGCAAACCGGCAGAGCAAGTCGGAGTCCGATTTCTCTGACGGCGACAACGACAGCATCAACAGTACATCCAACTCCAATGACACCATCAACTGCAGTTCTGAGTCCTCGTCCAGAGACAGTCTGAGGGAGCAGACGCTCAGCAAGCAAACGTACCACAAAGAGACTCGCAACAGCTGGGACTCGCCTGCTTTCAGCAATGACATCATCCGCAAGAGGCACTACCGCATTGGCCTAAACCTCTTCAACAA GAAACCAGAAAAAGGCATCCAGTATCTGATAGAGCGAAACTTTGTTCCAGACACTCCAGTGGGTGTGGCCCACTTCCTGCTTCAGAGGAAGGGCTTGAGTAGGCAGATGATTGGGGAGTTCCTGGGTAACAGACAGAAGCAGTTCAACCGAGATGTCCTTGA CTGTGTGGTGGATGAAATGGACTTCTCAGGTATGGAGCTGGACGAAGCGCTCAGGAAATTCCAGGCTCACATCAGAGTCCAGGGAGAAGCACAGAAGGTTGAGAGGCTGATAGAAGCCTACAG CCAGCGCTACTGCATCTGCAACCCTGGTGTGGTGCGACAGTTCAGGAACCCTGACACCATCTTCATCCTGGCCTTTGCCATCATCCTCCTCAACACAGACATGTACAGCCCCAATGTCAAGCCTGAGAGGAAGATGAAGTTGGAGGACTTTGTTAAGAACCTTCGAG GAGTGGATGATGGGGAGGACATCCCCCGAGAGATGCTGGTAGGGATATATGAGCGGATTCGGAAGCGGGAGCTCAAGACTAATGAAGACCATGTGTCCCAGGTtcaaaaagtggaaaaactaaTTGTTGGAAAAAAGCCG ATTGGCTCTTTACACCATGGTCTGGGCTGT GTACTATCCCTACCCCACCGGAGACTGGTCTGTTACTGCAGACTTTTTGAAGTGCCCGACCCCAACAAACCACAGAAGTTGGGCCTGCACCAAAGGGAGATCTTCCTCTTTAATGACCTGCTAGTG GTCACTAAAATTttccagaagaagaagaactcaGTGACATACAGCTTTCGGCAGTCCTTCTCACTTTATGGCATGCAAGTGCTACTCTTTGAGAATCAGT ATTATCCCAATGGAGTCCGCCTGACCTCAGCCATTCCCGGAGCTGACATCAAAGTCCTCATCAACTTCAATGCGCCCAATCCTCAGGACCGCAAAAAGTTTACTGATGATTTGCGAGAATCAATTGCTGAAGTCCAAGAGATGGAGAAGTATCGGATAGAAT CTGAGCTAGAAAAACAGAAGGGGGTGGTGAGGCCCAGCATATCCCAGAGTTCGGGGTTAAAGAAGGAAACGGGAAACGGCAACCTGAGCCGAGCCAGCCTTGACGACAGCTATGCCATTGGTGAAGGTTTGAAGAGGAGCGCCCTCAGCAGCTCCCTACGTGACCTCTCAGATGCAG